The following DNA comes from Methanothermus fervidus DSM 2088.
AGATTCTCTAGACACGTTTATATGATCTGCAAGATCTTTTAAAGATAAACCAAGTTTTTCTCTAACCCTACGTAATTTTCTTCCATCAATGTTTACGTAATACCCGCCCCTATCTGCAAATATCTCTGGATACTCTCCTTCAGCTATTATCCTTTTTAATGTATTAACACTTGATGCAGGAATTCCATATCTGGTATAAATCACGCCATCTTCTAAAGGTTTATCTTTTGATCTTATACCAACCAAAAATGGTGAGGCTAGAAGGTTTGAAGCAACCTTTTTCATTTCATTAGCTTGTATTTCATTGAATGAATTTATATTTACAAGTACTTTCAATAACAATAATAATAGTTCTTTCCGTGCTAAAAAATCGAAACAACTTCTTTCATATATTCTTGATACTTCAAAACCCTGGTCAATGAAAAAATTATACATGTCTTCGATAAGCTTTACTCTAGATTCCATAATTTATCACCGGTGATCATATGCTTCATATAGGTATAGATGATACAGACTCCAGCAAAGGTATGTGCACTACCTATATAGCTTGTATACTTTATCATGAATTTAAAAGTTGCGGATTTGAAGTGATAGGTTATCCTAGATTGATAAGATTAAATCCTTTTGCACCACATAAAACCCGTGGAAATGGTGCCGTATCACTCAGAGTAAAAACAAAAAATGAAGAAAAAATTAAAAATAAAGTATTAAACACTGTTTCAAATTTAGCAGAACTTGAAGATGAAAACACAGATCCTGGAATTGTATTTTATAAAGGAAAAATAACTCCTGAAATGGAAAAATTTGCATTAAAAGCCATAAGAAAGATTGTTAGTTTAAATGAAGCTAAAAAATTAGCAAAAAAAGTTAATGCTGAAATTTATAAGTTTAAAAAAGGAAGAGGTATCATAGGAGCTCTTGCAGCAATCTCTTGTCCCCTAAAAGATAAAACTTATGAATTACTTGCATATCGAACACCAGAAAATTATGGTAAAGAAAGAAAAATAGATAGCAATTCTGTTTTTAAAATGGATAAATTATTTTATCCAAAAACATTTGACAATGTTGACAATGATAACATACTTATAACTCCAAATACACCATGTCCTGTTCTTTATGGTATACGAGGTGAAACTCCTGAAGATGTTAGAGAGGCAAATAAAGTTGTTAAGTCAAGGGAACCTATTGAAAGGACATGTATTTTTGAAACAAACCAACACACTGACCAACATATCCAAAAAGCAAAAAGAATAGCGGACATGAAGCAGTTTGAATCTTATGTTGTTATAGGGGAAGTAAAAGACGAACCAAAGGTTATTGAAGGAGGACATGTTTTTTTCACATTGAAAGATAGTTCTGGTGAAATTACTTGTGCAGCTTATGAACCTACAAAAGAATTTAGGAAAATTGTAATGAAATTAAAACCAGGAGACAAATTGAAAATATATGGAGGTATAGGTGTTCACAATACATTGAACATTGAAAAAATGAAAATATTAGAATTAGCACCTTTATATAAAAAATTAAATCCACTATGTCCAAAATGTGGAAAAAGAATGAAGTCCGCTGGGAAAAATAAAGGTCTCAAATGTTTAAATTGTGGTAATAAAATCCCTTATGAATATAAAATAATTAAGAAAATTCCTAGGAATATAAAGAAAAAATGGTATGAAGTTCCCCCTGCAGCAAGGCGTCATCTTTCTAAGCCGCTTATAAGGTGTAAAAATGATATCTAAAGATTTGGCTAATTTTATTAAAAAAATAAAATATTCAAAATTAAATAAAAATGTTGTTGATAAAGTTAAATGTTCTTTTTTGGATTTCTTTGGAGTTGCATTAAGAGGATCAAGAGAAAAAAGTGGAATCATAGCATTTAAAAGTTTATACAAGAAGGGAAAGAATTCAACTGTAATTGGTTATGGAAAAAGCGATGAAATGACTGCAAGCTTAATAAATGGCATATTTGCACATAATACAGATTTAGATGATGGTCACAGAAATGCATTGATGCATCCTGCATGTACTGTAATACCAGCTGCACTGTCTCTTGCAGAAAAATACAATGTAATAGGTAAGAGATTTATAGAAGGCATTGTTTGTGGTTATGAAGTTGGCATTGCAATTGGAATTTCTATAAATCCAGAACATAGGGAAAGAGGATTTCATACAACAGGCACATGTGGTGTATTTGCAGCCGCTGCAGCTGCATCAAAGGTTTTAAACCTTAAAAAGAATGAAATAGTCAATGCCATCGGGTTGGCAGGTACTCAGGCATCTGGATTGTTAGAATCTGATCATGCTGGTACAATGGCAAAACATCTGCATGCAGGAAAAGCGGCTCAAAGTGGAGTAATATCAGCTATTTTAGCTAAAAATGGTTTTACTGGTGCAAAAACTATATTAGATGGAAAAGAAGGATTTTTCAATGCATATTCTACTTTAGATAAAATTTCAATAATAAAAAGAGAATTAGGTAAATTTCACATTAGAAACACTTATATGAAAAAATATCCTGTTTGTAGACATCTTCATTCCACTTTAGATTCTGGAGAATCAATACTCAAAGAATTAGGAATTAAAAAATTAGATCCAAATAAAGTTAAAAAGATAATTGTAGAGACATATGAGGTTGCAGCACAACATAATAATTACAGACCTAAAACTGTGGAAGCTGTTAGACAAAGCCTACCTGTTTCTTTAGCAATTCTTTTGTATAAAGGTGATTTATCTTTAGAAAATTTAAAAGAATATGAAAGATTAGAGTCTGGAGTGAAAAAAATTATAGATAAAATTATAATAAAGGTAGATAAAAGTTTAGATGCAAACAAAAGACCATCAAAAGTTTGTATTGAATTTAAAAATAGAAAAATTGAAAAATTTACACCTATACCTAGAGGAGAACCAGAAAATCCCTTTTCAAAGGAAGATATATTGAAAAAATTCAAAAAATTGAATCCTGAATATCCAATAAAAAAATTAAAAATTATAGATGAGTTGGAAGATATTGAAGTTGGAGCCTTGATGGAGGAATTGTCATGGAAGCAAGAGCAATAAATTTTCTTAAAAAAATAGGTATTAAATATGAATTTAAAAAATCTAACAAAAGATTTGAAGACGGATCTGAATATAGGTTTGAGGTTCCTGGAATACAAGGAGTGGAAGCTCTTGAAGCATTGATAGACGCTATAGATGAATATGATGTAACTGTTCATAGAGTCACTCAGACCAAGGGAATTATGATGCTCACTGATTCTGAGATAGAAAAAATGGCTGAATTGGCGTTGGAAGCTAAACTTGAATTGTTTTTAAGTGTGGGTCCACGAGCAACATATGATACAAGTGCAACAGTGCATACAAAAGAAGGAGCAAGAATTGGATATAGGTTAAGAGGTTATGAAAATTTAGTATATGCAATTGAAGATGTAATGAGGGCCATTGATTTAGGTGTTAGAGGAATAGTTGTTTATGATGAAGGACTTCTCTGGGCATTGAATAAAATGAGAGAAAATGGTGACATACCAAAAGATGTACATTTTAAAGTATCAGCTCATTGTGGTCACGGTAATCCCGCATCTGCAATTTTACTTGAAAAAATAGGTGCAGACTCCTTTAACCCTGTGCGTGATTTGCAGATACATATGCTTGCTTCATTAAGGCAGGTAATAGATATACCTATAGATGTGCACACTGAAAATCCAAAATCTTCTGGTGGTTTTATAAGACATTATGAAGTGCCTGATATGATTAAATTTTCAGCACCAGTATATCTTAAAACAGGAGGATCTGTAGCATTAACACATGCTTGGGAAACAACTAAAGATGAAGCAAAAAAAAGGGTAAAGCAAGTTTTACTTGTACAATCCATGATAGAGAGATACTATCCTGAAGCAAAGATTTCTAGTAAAAAACATTTGGCAATACCTTCACCTTAGGTGGTAATTTTGGACTTAGTTAAAAAAGTTAAAAAAGCTGTTATAAAATGTAGCACAGAATATAGTGAAGATCAAATAAAAGCTTATAAAAATGCCATAAAAAATGAAAACAATGAAAATGCTGTTTGGGTTCTTAAGTTACTCTTAAAAAATGCTAAAATTGCAAAAAAGAAAAGAAGACCACTTTGCGATGATACAGGTATTCCCCATGTATATATAGAAATTGGCAAAAAATCAGAAATTTCTAGTACGTTTTTTCAAAAAATCAGGCGAGGCATAGCTGAAGGATTACGTGAGCTTCCAGGACGCCCTATGGCCCTAAAAGGAAATGATATAGAAAGAATAGAACAAAGTAAAGGGATATATGAAGATCCTGGGAAAGTGGTTCCTCCTTCATTCTTCATAGATAACAATAAAGAAGAAAATGGAACAAAAATTCATATAATGATGTTAGGAGGTGGTCCAGAAATTAGAGCTAGAACTAAAAAAGTTTTCCATGAACATGATTACAGAAAAGTATTTAAAGAAGTAATTAGATGGATAATAGTAGAGGCTAAATCTCTAGGTTGTACACCTTGTGTACCCGCCATAGGTATTGGAAGGACACATTATGAGGCAACATCGTTAATGCTCAAGGCAATTGCTCATGGTAAATTAGATCAGCAATCAGAACTAGAAGAATATATAACTAATTCTGTAAATTCTTCAGGAATAGGTCCTTTAGGTTTAGGAGGGTCCACCACTGCATTAGGAACTTTAATTAAAATAGGTCCACAAAGAGCCAGCGGTGTCAGAATCGTATCTACAAGATTATGTTGTTGTGTAGAACCAAGAAAATACACGATAACCATCTGAGGTGAGTTTTATGACAAAAATGCGGACAAAATGGAGAACATCAATTACTAAAATTGAACCAAACAAAATAATAATTAGAGGAATTCCAATAGAAAGACTCATTGGGAGTATAAGTTTCCCGGAAGTTGTATATTTATTAATAAAGGGAAAATTACCTAGTGAAAAAGAGGCAAGAATGTTAGAAGCTGTATTAGTTTCATTTGCTGACCATGGAGTGACTCCACCTAGTACTCAAGTTTCAAGGATAATAGCATCAACAGGATCACCTGTCAATGCCTGTATTGCTGGTGGGCTATTAGCATTTGGTAAACATCATGCAGGAGCAATAGAACATGCCATGAAATTATTCCAAAATTCTGTTGAGTTATGTGATTCTGAAGATGATATACCTGAAGTTGCAAGGGATGTTGTAAATAAATATATTTCAAAAGGAAAGAAAATTCCTGGTTATGGTCATAGATTCCATAATGAGGATCCACGACCCGTAAGACTTTTTGAATTAGCAGAAGAACTTAATTTCAAAGGACCACATATGGTTTTTGCCCTTGAAGTTGAAAAAATCTTAAATGAATTAAAAAACATAAAAATGAATGTTGATGGAGCTTGTGCATCAATACTATCAGATCTTGGATTTGATTGGAGAATTGGAGTAGGAATGTTTATGTTAGGTAGGTTACCAGGAATTATAGCCCATATTTATGAAGAACGTACAAAAGAACCTCCATTTAGGAAATTCTTTGATGTTGATGAAATTGAATATGAAGAAGAACAAATATTCAGACCTCCTAAGTTAAAAACACCTGAGTAACTATTTATTTATTTTTTCCCAAAGAGTGCCATTATTGGTTTCATATCTTCTAGCATATCCTTCTCTTTCAAGAGCTTTTAATATATTTAACATGCTTTCAAATTTAAGTTCTTTAAATCCGACTTTTTTGACAAAATCATGCAATTCCTTAGCTGAGGCTTTTTTAGATGGTAATAAATGATATATTTGAGATTGAAAAGACGTAAGCCCGGGTTTAGGTTTAGATGTCAATGCTTCAATATATTTCTCAAGTTTTTTTAATTTTTTATCTTTTTTTGATAATTCTTCCTTCAAAACTTTAATTTTTTTATCTTTTTCTTGGATTATATTTTTTAAATTGATTATTTCTAAATTTTTATTTCTAATCTCTGCCTCATATCCTTCATTTTTTAATTTCTTTAGCTTATTCCGACATTTATTTAATTCTAATCTTAATTTAGAAATTTCTAATAAACATGACTTAACAAGTTTTTTTAATTCTTCTTTTTCTGAATCTTTAAATAGTCGCATAGATATCCCAAAAAATAAAAATCAAAGAATTGTTTCTTTAATGAGTTCTGCGTTTAGCACTGACGCTCCTGCCGCACCTCTAATTGTATTATGTCCAACTAACACATATTTAAGACTATTTTCAATTGTGTTATCTTTTCGCAATCTTCCAACTGTTACAGCCATTCCATTCTCGTTATCTCTATCTATTCTTGGCTGAGGTCTATCTTCATCGTCTAAAACTATTATTGGTTTTTTTGGTGCAGAAGGAAGATTTAGTTTTTGTGGTAAACCCTTAAACTTTGCCATTGCATCTTTTATATCTTCTATATCAAAATTTTCTTCTAATTCAATGAATACGGCTTCAGTATGTCCATCTAACACAGGTACTCTATGGCAAGAAGCAGTTATTTTAAATTTTGCTGGTTCAATACTATCATCCTTTAAAGTTCCAAGAATTTTTAAAGTTTCTGTCTCTATCTTTTCTTCTTCGCCACTTATAAATGGTATTATATTATCTAAAATTGCCATGGATGGAACACCAGCATATCCAGCACCAGACACTGCTTGCATAGTTGCAACATATACTCTTTTTATATCAAATAAATCATAAATTGGTTTTAATGTCAATGTAAGTGCTATTGTCGAACAATTAGGGTTAGTAACTATAAAACCTTCCCAACCTCTTTTTTCTTGTTGTATTTCAATTAAATCCAATGATTCTGGATTTACTTCGGGAATTAAAAGTGGAACATCTGGTTCCATCCGCATAGCACTTGCATTAGATGCAACGATATATTTTTCTGCAAATTTAGGCTCTACCTTGGCAGCAATGTTTGATGGTAAAGCTGAGAATAATATATCTACATCCTCAACTTCTTTTGGATCTGTGTTAACAACTGTTATATCCTTAACAGATTCTGGCATTTCTATATCTAAATACCATTTAGCTGCGTCTTCATACTTTTTACCTGCTGACCTTGGGGAAGCTGTTAAAACTTCAATTTCAAAGTCAGGATGATCTGCCAACAAACTGACAAATCTTTGTCCAACCATGCCGGTGGCGCCGAGTATGCCTACTTTCAACATCTTATCACCTGAGGCCTAAAACATCTTTCATGTCACTTATTTTTCCTGGTTTTGCATGTTTTATATATCTTATAGCACGTAAAACTCCATTAACGAATGCTTGTCTACTATGTGCACGATGAATGATTTCCAATCTTTCACCATTGCCTAAAAACATAACTGTATGGTCCCCAACAACATCTCCGCCTCTTATTGCATGTACGCCTATCTCTTCGTCACTTCTTTCGCCAACAATTCCTTTTCTACCATAAACAGCCACATCTTTACTTTTTCCTCTTTTATCACATATTATTTCTAAAGCTTTCATGGCAGTGCCAGATGGAGCATCTACTTTGTGTCTGTGATGAGCTTCAATGATTTCTACATCATAGTCTTCAAGTAATGACGCAAGATCTTCAATAATTTTGAAAAAAACATTTACTCCGACTGCCATATTTGGAGAAATAACTGCTTTAATGTTATTTTTTTCTACACAATCCTCAATTATTTTCATCTGTTCCTCATTAAAACCAGTTGTACCAACGACTAAATTTACTCCCATTTTACTAGCTGTTTTTATATTTTCAACTGCAGCATTTGGAGTTGTGAAATCAACTAAAACGTCAGGGTCTTTGTCTTTTAGAACTTCTTTTAAAAAATTTGCACCTCTTATCTTTACACCAACATGTCCTATACCAATTGTTTCACCAATGTCTTTACCTTCTAATTCCGTATTTGGAGCTTCTATCGCACCAACAAGTTCCATGTCTTTCTCTTTAACTACATTCTTTATAATTAATGACCCCATTCTTCCACAAGCGCCACAAACAACTATTTTCATGATTGATACCTCAATGCTAAATAAGTGATAACCTTTCCAATATTTCTCTTAAAGTTTTTTTATTTTCTTCTTTTAACGATGCTAAAGGCATTCTTACATGTCCTGCTGGTCTTCCCATCATATTCAATGCCTCTTTTACAGGGGCAGGGTTAGTTTCAATAAACAATGCCTCCATGAGTTCATAAAGTTCATAATGTTTTTTCTTAGCTGTTTCAAAATCACCTTTTAAAGCACTTTTTACTAGTTCACACATTCTGGTTGGATCTACGTTGGCAACAACGGAAACAACGCCTTTAGCACCCATAGAAATCATTGGCAAAGTTAAATTGTCATTTCCTGAAAGAACTATAAAATCTAAATTTGTATCCATGGTTTCTTTAATAATCATGGAAACTTTATTTAAATCCGTGCTAGCCTCTTTTATTCCTACAATATTGTCAACTTTTGCCAGTTCGCACAAAACATCTACACCTATATCTATTCCAGTTCTTGATGGTACATTATAGATGATAATAGGAATATCTGATTTCTCAGCCAATGTTTTGTAATGTTTTATTAGTCCATGTGGTTGTGGTTTATTGTAGTATGGTGTTATAACAAGTGCTGCATCTGCCCCAGCGTCTTCAGCATATTTTACTAATCCAAGTGCCTCTCTAGAAGAATTACTTCCTGCACCTGCTACTGCAGTTACTCTACCATTTACTTCATCTACGAGTATGTCTATAAGCCTTCTATGTTCTTCATGAGTTATTGTCGCTGATTCTCCTGTTGTACCTGCAGCTAAAAGTCCATCAACGCCTTTTTCAATCAAATAATTTATATTTTCACGCATTCCTTCTTCATCTATCTCATCATCTTTTGTAAAAGGAGTTACCATAGCAACTATCGTTCCTTCGATCTTCATTTTTCACACCCAAAATATACTATGAAAAAAGTTAAATATTGATTTTACGAAAATCATGAGGATCCTAAAACATCGCGAACAAGATTATAGACTTTTTCGCAATCTTTCCATTCTACAAAAATAACTATTGATGTCTGGGAAGATGAAATTTCCACAATGTTTATGTTATGTTTTTTCAATGGTTCTGTAATTTTTGAAATAATTCCAGGAGTTGTTACAAAATCAGGGCTTGAAACACTTATCATTCCTACATCTTTACCTATGGATACAGAACTAAGATCCTTGTCTTTAATAACTAATTCATGTAAAATTTTATGGGCTTTCCTAGCATCTTTTTTGTTAACAAATAAAGTTACAGAATTTTGGCCTGTAGAAATTCCTAAAATATTTATATTATCTTTTGCAAGTCTGGAAGTTATTTTAGCAAGTATGCCTGGCTTATAAAGTATCTCTTCACCAACTACTGCTATAACAGATAATGGTTCTGGATAGGACATTGTTGTTTTTAAAGTTTTCTCTTTTGATGGTCCTATAATTTCAGTTCCAGGTGCAGATAAATCTCCATGCTTAAAACTTATTATTTTTGCTCTTAAATTAGGTTCTTTATATTTTAATGCATCTGGATGTAAAACCTTTGCACCATGTGTGGCCAAATCCCTCATTTCTTCTACTGATATTTTTTCCAATCTTTTTGCACTTTTTATTAAATTAGGGTCTGTCGTCATTACTCCACTTACATCAGTAACAATGATAACCTCATCTGCATTTAAACACTTTGCTAGAACAAAAGCAGTTACGTCACTTCCACCTCTTCCCAATGTTGTAATATGTCCTTCCTTGTCTTTACCAAGAAATCCACATATAACTGGAATTATTCCTTCATCCAGAAGATTTAATATATTTTTTGACAATTTTTTGGTTGTTTCTAAATCTACTTCAGCGTTTAATAGATTACTATCAGTTATTATTGGCCATTTATCGCTAAATGGATCTATATATTCAGATTTTACTCCAAAAGATTCTATAGCAGATGCAAATATTCTAGCACTGGTCATTTCACCCATAGAAATTACTTCAGCCAACTGTTTTTCTGTTACAATATTTTTTGTTGCATCTTCTACAATTTTAATTAGCTCATCTGTTGTTTTGTTTATGGCAGAAACTACGACTACTACTTTCTTTCCAGACATGTATTCTTTAACTACCGCATTGGCAGCCTTTCTAATTCTTTTTCCATTCCCTATTGATGTCCCACCAAATTTAACAACTATTAGTGCCATTTATACACCATTAAGATGATCTTTGTTTCATAAGTTTTGTTATGTAACCTGCTATTTTATTTCTCAAATGTTTTGTTTCTACGGTTGAAATTTCTTCTAAAACTGCCTTGTTTTCATCAAAATTGTCTGAAAACTTGTCTGGAAAAGTTTCTATTAATTCTTTTGCAACTCTTTTTATCAACGCAGTTCTAATGTTTCCCATACACTACCTCCCCATCACTTTTTTTTGTTCTTCTCTATTCATCTCAGTTAATATCTTTACTATTTTTGTAATTTTCTTTTCATTAATTTTATTTTTTCTAGCAATCTTCCTTGCCTTATTTTCAATTTCTTTCTCCCTTATAGGGTCTTCAATATCCATACCTAGTATCATTTTTGCTTTTGCTATTTTTTTGCCAAGGAGTGTTCTTTCACAGATAAGCTTCAAAATTTTTTTATCTAATATATCTATTTGTTCTCTTGTTTCATTTAGAATTTTCTTTGCTTCCGATTTATCCATTAAATCACCTTTGTTCCTTCATTGTCAACTTCAGTTAATATTACTTCGCCAGGATATGAATTCCATGCATCCACAACATTGTCAACTTTGTCATTGTCAACAATTGCAATGAAAGAAGGCCCTGTTCCTGAAAGCCCCGAAGCTAGTGCACCAGCATCCAGTGCATCAAAAATTATATCTGTGTTGAATCCAAGTGCAGAGGAATAAAGTATACCATTCAATGTTAAAGCCTTATAAATATTTTTATTTAAAAGTTCTTTGAATGCAATATCTACCCATGGTGATATTAACTTCATTCTTTTTACATCTGCTTCAGCAGTGAAAGATTTTTTCTTAGGATTATATATTACTACTTTTTTTTCATCCATTTTACCTTTATATATTATTTCCCTTCTTAAATTATCTGTTATTGTTAATCCTCCAAAAAATGATGCTGTGGCATCGTCAAAAGCCCCTGTTATTGTCACTCCTGCTTCTAATGATGAATCGATTGCTAATTCTATAATATCCATATCATCTAATTTTTCTGTGTCAAATTCTTCTGAAATTAATTCATATACTGCCAAAGTAACTGCATTTGATGCCGCACTACTACTTGATAAACCTGAAGCCACTGGAAGATTTGATTCAGTTTTTATTTTTAATCCTGTTTTTACCCCTAAACGTTCTAAAACTTTTTTTGCACAAATTTCCATTAGTTTTGTGTCAACTTTAGGTTTTGTACTACATTTAATACCAGAATTAATTATTTTAGCTTCAGCAGTAACATAAAGTTTTATTCCAAATGCTGATCCTTTTCCTGTGGCGATAGCATTAATAACTGTTGCTGAACCAGGAGATTTCACCTTTTTCTTAATAGATATCCCTCCAAACAAAAATTTTTTCTAGCTTATTATATCATAATTTAGGAATAAAGATTTAGAGGTGATAATGTGGTAGTAAAAATAGAGATATTTACATCTCCCACATGCCCTCATTGTCCATCAGCCATTGCATTAGCCGAAGAAATTAAAGAAGAATATGGTAACAAAGTTGAAATTGAAGAAATAGATGTGATGGAAAATAGAGAAAAGGCAATAGAATATGGTTTGTTAGCAGTTCCTACAATAGCAATAAATGGAGAAGTTAAATTTGTTGGAACTCCTTCTAAAGAAGAATTTAAAAGAGCTATTGAAGAAGAATTAAAAAATGAATAAAAGTAAGATAGGAATAACAACGGGTAGTGCAGCCACTGCAGCTGCAACTGCTTGTATTTTATTTTTAAAAAAATCTAAAAAACCTAAAATTGTAAATATTGATGCACCTGTAGGTAAATTAAAAATTGAAATAAAAAGTATAAAAAAAATATCTAAAAATGAAGCTGAAG
Coding sequences within:
- a CDS encoding conserved hypothetical protein (KEGG: mth:MTH797 hypothetical protein~SPTR: O26888 Putative uncharacterized protein); this encodes MRLFKDSEKEELKKLVKSCLLEISKLRLELNKCRNKLKKLKNEGYEAEIRNKNLEIINLKNIIQEKDKKIKVLKEELSKKDKKLKKLEKYIEALTSKPKPGLTSFQSQIYHLLPSKKASAKELHDFVKKVGFKELKFESMLNILKALEREGYARRYETNNGTLWEKINK
- a CDS encoding aspartate semialdehyde dehydrogenase (COGs: COG0136 Aspartate-semialdehyde dehydrogenase~InterPro IPR005676: IPR012080: IPR016040: IPR000534: IPR 012280~KEGG: mth:MTH799 aspartate-semialdehyde dehydrogenase~PFAM: Semialdehyde dehydrogenase dimerisation region; Semialdehyde dehydrogenase NAD - binding~PRIAM: Aspartate-semialdehyde dehydrogenase~SPTR: O26890 Aspartate-semialdehyde dehydrogenase~TIGRFAM: aspartate-semialdehyde dehydrogenase~PFAM: Semialdehyde dehydrogenase, dimerisation domain; Semialdehyde dehydrogenase, NAD binding domain~TIGRFAM: aspartate-semialdehyde dehydrogenase (non-peptidoglycan organisms)), coding for MLKVGILGATGMVGQRFVSLLADHPDFEIEVLTASPRSAGKKYEDAAKWYLDIEMPESVKDITVVNTDPKEVEDVDILFSALPSNIAAKVEPKFAEKYIVASNASAMRMEPDVPLLIPEVNPESLDLIEIQQEKRGWEGFIVTNPNCSTIALTLTLKPIYDLFDIKRVYVATMQAVSGAGYAGVPSMAILDNIIPFISGEEEKIETETLKILGTLKDDSIEPAKFKITASCHRVPVLDGHTEAVFIELEENFDIEDIKDAMAKFKGLPQKLNLPSAPKKPIIVLDDEDRPQPRIDRDNENGMAVTVGRLRKDNTIENSLKYVLVGHNTIRGAAGASVLNAELIKETIL
- a CDS encoding dihydrodipicolinate reductase (COGs: COG0289 Dihydrodipicolinate reductase~InterPro IPR000846: IPR011770: IPR016040~KEGG: mth:MTH800 dihydrodipicolinate reductase~PFAM: dihydrodipicolinate reductase~PRIAM: Dihydrodipicolinate reductase~SPTR: O26891 Dihydrodipicolinate reductase~TIGRFAM: dihydrodipicolinate reductase~PFAM: Dihydrodipicolinate reductase, N-terminus; Dihydrodipicolinate reductase, C-terminus~TIGRFAM: dihydrodipicolinate reductase), whose protein sequence is MKIVVCGACGRMGSLIIKNVVKEKDMELVGAIEAPNTELEGKDIGETIGIGHVGVKIRGANFLKEVLKDKDPDVLVDFTTPNAAVENIKTASKMGVNLVVGTTGFNEEQMKIIEDCVEKNNIKAVISPNMAVGVNVFFKIIEDLASLLEDYDVEIIEAHHRHKVDAPSGTAMKALEIICDKRGKSKDVAVYGRKGIVGERSDEEIGVHAIRGGDVVGDHTVMFLGNGERLEIIHRAHSRQAFVNGVLRAIRYIKHAKPGKISDMKDVLGLR
- a CDS encoding dihydrodipicolinate synthase (COGs: COG0329 Dihydrodipicolinate synthase/N-acetylneuraminate lyase~InterPro IPR020624: IPR020625: IPR005263: IPR013785: IPR 002220~KEGG: mth:MTH801 dihydrodipicolinate synthase~PFAM: dihydrodipicolinate synthetase~PRIAM: Dihydrodipicolinate synthase~SPTR: O26892 Dihydrodipicolinate synthase~TIGRFAM: dihydrodipicolinate synthase~PFAM: Dihydrodipicolinate synthetase family~TIGRFAM: dihydrodipicolinate synthase) produces the protein MKIEGTIVAMVTPFTKDDEIDEEGMRENINYLIEKGVDGLLAAGTTGESATITHEEHRRLIDILVDEVNGRVTAVAGAGSNSSREALGLVKYAEDAGADAALVITPYYNKPQPHGLIKHYKTLAEKSDIPIIIYNVPSRTGIDIGVDVLCELAKVDNIVGIKEASTDLNKVSMIIKETMDTNLDFIVLSGNDNLTLPMISMGAKGVVSVVANVDPTRMCELVKSALKGDFETAKKKHYELYELMEALFIETNPAPVKEALNMMGRPAGHVRMPLASLKEENKKTLREILERLSLI
- a CDS encoding aspartate kinase (COGs: COG0527 Aspartokinase~InterPro IPR018042: IPR005260: IPR001341: IPR001048: IPR 002912~KEGG: mth:MTH802 aspartate kinase~PFAM: aspartate/glutamate/uridylate kinase; amino acid-binding ACT domain protein~PRIAM: Aspartate kinase~SPTR: O26893 Aspartokinase~TIGRFAM: aspartate kinase; aspartate kinase, monofunctional class~PFAM: ACT domain; Amino acid kinase family~TIGRFAM: aspartate kinase, monofunctional class; aspartate kinase), producing MALIVVKFGGTSIGNGKRIRKAANAVVKEYMSGKKVVVVVSAINKTTDELIKIVEDATKNIVTEKQLAEVISMGEMTSARIFASAIESFGVKSEYIDPFSDKWPIITDSNLLNAEVDLETTKKLSKNILNLLDEGIIPVICGFLGKDKEGHITTLGRGGSDVTAFVLAKCLNADEVIIVTDVSGVMTTDPNLIKSAKRLEKISVEEMRDLATHGAKVLHPDALKYKEPNLRAKIISFKHGDLSAPGTEIIGPSKEKTLKTTMSYPEPLSVIAVVGEEILYKPGILAKITSRLAKDNINILGISTGQNSVTLFVNKKDARKAHKILHELVIKDKDLSSVSIGKDVGMISVSSPDFVTTPGIISKITEPLKKHNINIVEISSSQTSIVIFVEWKDCEKVYNLVRDVLGSS
- a CDS encoding SSU ribosomal protein S17E (COGs: COG1383 Ribosomal protein S17E~InterPro IPR018273: IPR001210~KEGG: mth:MTH803 30S ribosomal protein S17e~PFAM: Ribosomal protein S17e~SPTR: O26894 30S ribosomal protein S17e~PFAM: Ribosomal S17); translation: MGNIRTALIKRVAKELIETFPDKFSDNFDENKAVLEEISTVETKHLRNKIAGYITKLMKQRSS